From Lolium perenne isolate Kyuss_39 chromosome 5, Kyuss_2.0, whole genome shotgun sequence, a single genomic window includes:
- the LOC127299920 gene encoding uncharacterized protein isoform X2: MAEPSSPAAAPPAPTDAEREDALDRMLTRLALAEDARLAPLLARVLPYAITSFASPAASVRKLVMEILSHINKRVKHRPEIPLPMLDLWKIYTESASSSIVRNFCIVYIEMAFERLPSEEKGNIAPDLLINISNVPAQHQGIILRLVSKAIGECNARKVDDTIASKYRSISGSDDGLVFADFGFHTILYQTPSQGIGCPAGLSLAQADRVTGKQPLKGDTLTSRKLGILNVLEAMQLASEIVYPIYLAGASDSQESVTKRGDELLKRKASTANLEDPKLIKKLFTLFNGTASAENIAAELKVAPASSSLRIRLMSVFCRSIAAANAFPYTLQCIFGCIYGSGTTSRLKQLGMEFTVWVFKHAVMDQLKLIGPVILSGILRSLDGSSTTEADSTGKDVKIFAYQAIGLLASRMPNLFSNKTEMAVRLFTALRMEDQSLRLTIQEAATSLATAYKGASKIVLKDLEVLLLENSQVEQIEVRFSAVRWATTLYDMRHCPSRYICMLGASDVKLDIREMALTGLNLLNDESQSSTIAIDFNYPDIVEILDYIYSQEPQLLHSNDHRQGKLLFPPKTFLAMIKFLMKCFEASGSPDLSQEDPSHSPVAKMCVVLEHAMSYEGSSELHALALKSLVDISSRQPKLVSSRYANRLHWLRTLLSHVDSDAREAAARLLGIASSALSSSAALNLLSELTSILDPNHPPRFEIYHGSLCAIGYVTACCLKESYIHEELVEKVVDILVKVVESEGSTLASIAMESLGHIGLRCALPSISRNSSAVLTVLHERLTKLLSENDTKAIQKILVSLGHISWNELSFSHLKIALDLIFGLARSKVEDVLFASGEALSFIWGEVPVTADVILETNFASLSQATNFLTGDAPQLGSKNLGKSISSEEARTMAREEIINKLFDTLIYSSRKEERCAGTVCLVSLTMYCGRHPKILELLPQIQEAFSHLIGDSNELTQDLASQGMSIVYELGDASMKGQLVHALVNTLTGAAKKKKAIKLMEDSEVFQEGTLGSNPTGGKLSTYKELCSLANEMGQPDLIYKFMDLANYQAALNSKRGAAFGFSKIAKQAGEALQPHLHTLIPRLVRYQYDPDKNIQDSMGHIWKLIVADPKKAIDEHYDIIVEDLLVQSGSRLWRSREASCLALADIIQGRRYSQVSKHLRKIWAITFRVMDDIKETVRNAGDSLCRAVSSLTIRLCDVSLTNASDAKETMNIVLPYLLSEGILSKVSSVQKASISLVMKLAKGAGTALRPHLSELVSCMLECLSSLEDQRLNYVEMHAGSAGIQTEKLDSLRVAVAKDSPMWETLDICIKVVDTNSLELLIPRLAQMVRSAVGLNTRVGVASFITLLVQKVMINIKPYTAMLLKLLYTAVLEERSSAAKRAFASSCAAVLKYASQSQAQKLIEDTASLHLGEKNSQLSGAVLIKSYLSNAADVISGYNAVVIPVIFSSRFDDDKETSALYGELWEDIPSSERVTLQLYLPEIVSLLCDCMSSSSWAGKRKSAKATKNLCDTLGEPFSAHYHNILKSLLKELPGRFWEGKDAVLDALASLCSCCHVAITAEDSTMPTVILNAVCAACSRKPKLYREAAFSCLQKVIMAFKDPGFFNSVFPMLYEVSNQSVIFKTRVSSSLTTSAADEQDESATVSVSLDKMLNCAASSISIALPQDIIHHKKNILEVLLNSLSPEEGWQVKLSSFLCIKEVCYKFLKSDGSTAWPQGTDDLVQEMYHSVASKVVDSIRLVKIAQVHIAASECLLELIKLYRDFPLTERREAMFEGELIQLCESEKSEQAKALLKQCLTALKDLTGVTMVMD; the protein is encoded by the exons ATGGCGGAGCCGTCGTCGCCGGCCGCCGCCCCGCCGGCCCCGACCGACGCGGAGAGGGAGGACGCCCTGGACCGGATGCTCACGCGGCTGGCCCTCGCCGAGGACGCCCGCCTCGCGCCGCTGCTCGCCCGCGTGCTCCCCTACGCCATCACCTCCTTCGCCTCCCCCGCCGCGTCCGTCCGCAAGCTC GTTATGGAGATTCTCAGCCACATTAACAAACGGGTGAAGCACAGGCCCGAGATTCCGTTGCCCATGCTCGATTTATGGAAGATCTATACTGAATCTGCTTCGTCGTCGATTGTTCGGAACTTTTGCATCGTTTATATCGAGATGGCGTTTGAACGCCTGCCAAGCGAG GAGAAGGGAAACATTGCACCTGATCTGCTAATCAATATATCTAATGTTCCAGCTCAACATCAAGGAATTATCTTGAGGCTTGTATCAAAG GCTATTGGTGAATGCAACGCACGTAAGGTGGATGATACCATTGCATCAAAATATCGATCCATAAGTGGATCTGATGATGGCTTAGTTTTTGCTGACTTCGGCTTTCACACAATATTGTATCAAACACCATCTCAAGG TATTGGATGCCCAGCAGGACTTTCACTTGCCCAAGCAGACCGCGTTActggaaagcaaccactgaaaggtGACACACTTACATCAAGAAAG CTAGGGATCTTGAATGTCCTTGAAGCTATGCAGCTGGCATCTGAGATTGTGTACCCTATTTATTTAGCTGGTGCGTCAGACAG TCAAGAGTCAGTTACTAAGAGAGGAGACGAGTTGTTAAAGCGCAAAGCTTCAACTGCGAACTTAGAAGATCCCAAGCTTATCAAGAAATTGTTTACACTATTCAATG GTACCGCAAGTGCAGAAAATATAGCTGCAGAACTGAAAGTCGCCCCAGCATCTAGTTCATTGCGTATTCGCCTAATGAGTGTTTTCTGCCGATCTATTGCTGCAGCAAACGCATTTCCATACACACTTCAATGCATCTTTGGCTGCATATATG GAAGTGGAACTACTTCAAGATTGAAACAGTTAGGAATGGAGTTCACTGTCTGGGTTTTTAAACAT GCAGTAATGGACCAACTAAAGTTAATTGGTCCAGTTATCCTCAGTGGAATATTACGGTCCCTTGATGGTTCATCTACTACAGAAGCAG ATTCCACCGGTAAAGATGTCAAAATATTCGCGTACCAGGCCATTGGTTTACTCGCCTCTCGTATGCCTAATTTATTCAG CAACAAAACTGAAATGGCTGTACGACTCTTTACTGCATTGAGGATGGAGGATCAATCGCTTCGTCTGACAATTCAGGAGGCGGCCACTTCCCTTGCTACAGCATATAAG GGTGCTTCAAAGATAGTACTGAAGGATCTCGAGGTGCTTCTTCTGGAAAATTCTCAAGTG GAGCAAATTGAGGTCCGATTTTCTGCTGTAAGATGGGCAACAACGTTATACGACATGCGACACTGCCCAAGCCGGTACATTTGCATGCTTGGAGCTTCAGATGTAAAACTGGATATAAG GGAAATGGCTCTAACTGGTCTAAATCTGTTAAATGATGAGAGCCAGTCATCTACAATAGCCATTGATTTCAACTATCCTGATATTGTGGAGATTCTAGATTATATCTACAGCCAGGAGCCTCAGCTGTTGCATTCTAATGACCATAGGCAGGGAAAATTGCTTTTCCCACCAAAAACATTTCTTGCAATGATCAAGTTTTTGATGAAGTGCTTTGAGGCAAGTGGCAGTCCAGATCTTTCGCAAGAAGATCCATCTCATTCACCAGTAGCAAAAATGTGTGTGGTTTTAGAACATGCCATGTCATACGAAGGATCTAGTGAACTGCACGCATTGGCATTGAAGTCATTGGTTGATATATCCTCCCGTCAGCCAAAG TTGGTATCATCACGGTATGCCAACCGTTTACATTGGTTGAGGACTTTACTAAGTCATGTTGATTCTGATGCTCGTGAAGCTGCCGCCCGTCTGCTTGGAATTGCTTCTTCAGCACTTTCAAGCTCGGCTGCATTGAATCTTCTGTCCGAACTCACTTCAATACTTGATCCAAATCATCCGCCAAG GTTTGAGATTTACCATGGATCGTTATGTGCAATTGGGTATGTAACTGCCTGCTGTTTGAAGGAATCTTAT ATACATGAAGAATTGGTTGAAAAGGTAGTTGATATTCTTGTAAAAGTTGTTGAGTCTGAGGGTTCAACATTGGCATCCATAGCAATGGAATCTCTTGGCCATATTGGGCTCCGTTGTGCATTGCCTTCCATTAGTAGGAACTCCTCTGCAG TTTTAACTGTTCTGCATGAGAGATTGACCAAGCTGCTTTCCGAAAATGATACCAAAGCTATACAAAAGATTTTGGTATCACTGGGACATATATCATGGAATGAATTGTCCTTTTCACACCTGAAAATTGCGTTAGACTTGATTTTTGGTCTCGCTCGTTCTAAG GTTGAAGATGTGCTTTTTGCATCTGGCGAGGCTCTCTCTTTCATATGGGGTGAAGTTCCTGTGACCGCAGATGTGATACTAGAAACAAACTTTGCTTCCCTTTCCCAAGCCACAAACTTTCTTACTGGTGATGCACCCCAACTTGGCTCAAAGAACTTGGGTAAATCAATCAGTTCTGAAGAAGCACGCACAATGGCTCGAGAAGAAATTATAAACAAGTTGTTTGATACACTAATTTATAGCAGCAGAAAAGAGGAACGCTGCGCGGGTACAGTCTGTTTGGTCTCACTCACAATGTACTGCGGTCGGCATCCAAAGATCCTGGAACTTCTTCCACAGATTCAG GAAGCCTTTTCTCACCTCATTGGTGATTCTAATGAGCTTACACAAGATTTGGCATCCCAAGGCATGAGTATTGTGTACGAACTTGGTGACGCTTCTATGAAAGGGCAGCTGGTTCATGCTCTGGTGAATACACTAACTGGGGCAGCAAAAAAGAAAAAGGCCATTAAG CTGATGGAGGATTCAGAGGTATTTCAAGAAGGAACCCTTGGCAGTAATCCGACTGGAGGAAAGCTTAGCACATACAAGGAGCTTTGTAGTCTTGCCAATGAGATGGGACAACCTGACTTGATATACAAGTTCATGGATCTGGCTAATTATCAGGCTGCTCTCAATTCCAAGAGGGGTGCTGCTTTTGGATTTTCCAAGATAGCCAAACAAGCTGGGGAGGCACTTCAACCCCATCTGCACACCTTAATTCCTAGGCTTGTCCGATACCAATATGACCCTGATAAGAACATCCAG gattcaaTGGGGCACATCTGGAAGTTAATTGTTGCAGATCCCAAAAAAGCAATAGATGAACACTATGATATCATAGTAGAGGATTTGTTAGTTCAGTCTGGATCACGGCTTTGGCGCTCACGTGAAGCTTCTTGTCTTGCACTTGCAGACATCATCCAAGGTCGAAGATATAGTCAG GTTTCTAAGCATTTGAGGAAGATATGGGCAATCACCTTCCGCGTGATGGATGACATAAAAGAAACTGTGCGAAATGCCGGCGACAGTTTGTGCCGAGCTGTAAGCTCATTGACAATTAGGCTCTGTGATGTGTCACTTACTAATGCTTCAGATGCAAAAGAAACAATGAACATTGTACTTCCATACTTGCTTTCTGAAGGCATACTCAGTAAAGTTTCAAGCGTTCAAAAAGCATCTATAAGTTTGGTGATGAAGCTTGCTAAG GGGGCTGGCACTGCCTTGCGGCCACATCTGTCAGAACTTGTTAGTTGTATGCTTGAATGTTTGTCAAGTCTGGAGGACCAAAGGTTAAACTATGTTGAG ATGCATGCAGGAAGCGCTGGCATCCAAACCGAGAAGCTTGACAGTTTGCGTGTAGCTGTTGCTAAAGATTCTCCAATGTGGGAAACTCTTGATATCTGTATCAAAGTTGTCGACACAAATTCACTCGAGCTATTGATTCCTCGGCTGGCTCAAATGGTTAGATCTGCTGTTGGTCTTAATACAAG GGTCGGTGTTGCTAGCTTCATCACCTTGCTGGTACAGAAGGTCATGATTAACATCAAGCCGTACACAGCAATGTTACTGAAGTTACTGTACACTGCTGTTCTCGAGGAGAGGAGTTCTGCGGCCAAAAGGGCCTTTGCGTCTTCTTGTGCTGCAGTATTAAAATATGCCAGTCAATCTCAGGCTCAGAAACTTATTGAAGATACCGCTTCTCTGCATTTAGGTGAAAAGAATTCTCAGTTATCTGGTGCAGTTCTTATTAAATCCTACTTGAGCAATGCAGCAGACGTTATTAGTGGATACAATGCAGTGGTTATCCCTGTAATTTTTTCTTCAAG GTTTGATGATGATAAAGAGACCAGTGCCTTATATGGAGAACTTTGGGAGGACATTCCTAGTAGTGAAAGAGTAACCCTTCAGCTTTACTTACCAGAAATTGTATCTCTTTTGTGCGATTGCATGTCCTCATCATCATGGGCTGGCAAAAGAAAG TCAGCCAAGGCTACAAAAAATCTATGTGACACCCTTGGAGAACCCTTTTCTGCGCACTACCATAATATTCTCAAATCACTTCTAAAAGAGCTACCGGGTCGATTTTGGGAG GGAAAAGATGCTGTTCTGGATGCACTAGCTTCACTGTGTTCGTGCTGCCATGTTGCTATAACCGCAGAAGATTCCACCATGCCCACTGTTATTCTGAATGCTGTTTGTGCTGCATGCAGTAGGAAGCCAAAATTGTATCGTGAAGCAGCTTTCTCGTGTTTACAAAAG GTTATCATGGCATTCAAAGATCCAGGGTTCTTCAATAGTGTTTTCCCTATGTTGTATGAGGTTTCTAATCAATCTGTCATTTTTAAGACAAGGGTTTCATCTTCACTAACTACATCTGCTGCTGATG AGCAAGATGAGAGTGCAACTGTCTCTGTTTCTCTTGACAAAATGCTCAACTGTGCTGCATCTAGCATCTCTATTGCTTTGCCACAGGATATTATCCACCATAAGAAGAATATATTAGAAGTTCTATTGAACTCTCTTTCACCTGAAGAGGGTTGGCAGG TTAAATTATCATCCTTCTTGTGTATCAAAGAAGTGTGCTACAAATTTTTGAAATCTGATGGTAGCACAGCGTGGCCTCAAGGCACAGATGATTTGGTTCAGGAG ATGTATCATTCGGTGGCGTCAAAAGTAGTAGACTCCATACGCTTAGTTAAGATTGCTCAG
- the LOC127299920 gene encoding uncharacterized protein isoform X1, producing MAEPSSPAAAPPAPTDAEREDALDRMLTRLALAEDARLAPLLARVLPYAITSFASPAASVRKLVMEILSHINKRVKHRPEIPLPMLDLWKIYTESASSSIVRNFCIVYIEMAFERLPSEEKGNIAPDLLINISNVPAQHQGIILRLVSKAIGECNARKVDDTIASKYRSISGSDDGLVFADFGFHTILYQTPSQGIGCPAGLSLAQADRVTGKQPLKGDTLTSRKLGILNVLEAMQLASEIVYPIYLAGASDSQESVTKRGDELLKRKASTANLEDPKLIKKLFTLFNGTASAENIAAELKVAPASSSLRIRLMSVFCRSIAAANAFPYTLQCIFGCIYGSGTTSRLKQLGMEFTVWVFKHAVMDQLKLIGPVILSGILRSLDGSSTTEADSTGKDVKIFAYQAIGLLASRMPNLFSNKTEMAVRLFTALRMEDQSLRLTIQEAATSLATAYKGASKIVLKDLEVLLLENSQVEQIEVRFSAVRWATTLYDMRHCPSRYICMLGASDVKLDIREMALTGLNLLNDESQSSTIAIDFNYPDIVEILDYIYSQEPQLLHSNDHRQGKLLFPPKTFLAMIKFLMKCFEASGSPDLSQEDPSHSPVAKMCVVLEHAMSYEGSSELHALALKSLVDISSRQPKLVSSRYANRLHWLRTLLSHVDSDAREAAARLLGIASSALSSSAALNLLSELTSILDPNHPPRFEIYHGSLCAIGYVTACCLKESYIHEELVEKVVDILVKVVESEGSTLASIAMESLGHIGLRCALPSISRNSSAAAVLTVLHERLTKLLSENDTKAIQKILVSLGHISWNELSFSHLKIALDLIFGLARSKVEDVLFASGEALSFIWGEVPVTADVILETNFASLSQATNFLTGDAPQLGSKNLGKSISSEEARTMAREEIINKLFDTLIYSSRKEERCAGTVCLVSLTMYCGRHPKILELLPQIQEAFSHLIGDSNELTQDLASQGMSIVYELGDASMKGQLVHALVNTLTGAAKKKKAIKLMEDSEVFQEGTLGSNPTGGKLSTYKELCSLANEMGQPDLIYKFMDLANYQAALNSKRGAAFGFSKIAKQAGEALQPHLHTLIPRLVRYQYDPDKNIQDSMGHIWKLIVADPKKAIDEHYDIIVEDLLVQSGSRLWRSREASCLALADIIQGRRYSQVSKHLRKIWAITFRVMDDIKETVRNAGDSLCRAVSSLTIRLCDVSLTNASDAKETMNIVLPYLLSEGILSKVSSVQKASISLVMKLAKGAGTALRPHLSELVSCMLECLSSLEDQRLNYVEMHAGSAGIQTEKLDSLRVAVAKDSPMWETLDICIKVVDTNSLELLIPRLAQMVRSAVGLNTRVGVASFITLLVQKVMINIKPYTAMLLKLLYTAVLEERSSAAKRAFASSCAAVLKYASQSQAQKLIEDTASLHLGEKNSQLSGAVLIKSYLSNAADVISGYNAVVIPVIFSSRFDDDKETSALYGELWEDIPSSERVTLQLYLPEIVSLLCDCMSSSSWAGKRKSAKATKNLCDTLGEPFSAHYHNILKSLLKELPGRFWEGKDAVLDALASLCSCCHVAITAEDSTMPTVILNAVCAACSRKPKLYREAAFSCLQKVIMAFKDPGFFNSVFPMLYEVSNQSVIFKTRVSSSLTTSAADEQDESATVSVSLDKMLNCAASSISIALPQDIIHHKKNILEVLLNSLSPEEGWQVKLSSFLCIKEVCYKFLKSDGSTAWPQGTDDLVQEMYHSVASKVVDSIRLVKIAQVHIAASECLLELIKLYRDFPLTERREAMFEGELIQLCESEKSEQAKALLKQCLTALKDLTGVTMVMD from the exons ATGGCGGAGCCGTCGTCGCCGGCCGCCGCCCCGCCGGCCCCGACCGACGCGGAGAGGGAGGACGCCCTGGACCGGATGCTCACGCGGCTGGCCCTCGCCGAGGACGCCCGCCTCGCGCCGCTGCTCGCCCGCGTGCTCCCCTACGCCATCACCTCCTTCGCCTCCCCCGCCGCGTCCGTCCGCAAGCTC GTTATGGAGATTCTCAGCCACATTAACAAACGGGTGAAGCACAGGCCCGAGATTCCGTTGCCCATGCTCGATTTATGGAAGATCTATACTGAATCTGCTTCGTCGTCGATTGTTCGGAACTTTTGCATCGTTTATATCGAGATGGCGTTTGAACGCCTGCCAAGCGAG GAGAAGGGAAACATTGCACCTGATCTGCTAATCAATATATCTAATGTTCCAGCTCAACATCAAGGAATTATCTTGAGGCTTGTATCAAAG GCTATTGGTGAATGCAACGCACGTAAGGTGGATGATACCATTGCATCAAAATATCGATCCATAAGTGGATCTGATGATGGCTTAGTTTTTGCTGACTTCGGCTTTCACACAATATTGTATCAAACACCATCTCAAGG TATTGGATGCCCAGCAGGACTTTCACTTGCCCAAGCAGACCGCGTTActggaaagcaaccactgaaaggtGACACACTTACATCAAGAAAG CTAGGGATCTTGAATGTCCTTGAAGCTATGCAGCTGGCATCTGAGATTGTGTACCCTATTTATTTAGCTGGTGCGTCAGACAG TCAAGAGTCAGTTACTAAGAGAGGAGACGAGTTGTTAAAGCGCAAAGCTTCAACTGCGAACTTAGAAGATCCCAAGCTTATCAAGAAATTGTTTACACTATTCAATG GTACCGCAAGTGCAGAAAATATAGCTGCAGAACTGAAAGTCGCCCCAGCATCTAGTTCATTGCGTATTCGCCTAATGAGTGTTTTCTGCCGATCTATTGCTGCAGCAAACGCATTTCCATACACACTTCAATGCATCTTTGGCTGCATATATG GAAGTGGAACTACTTCAAGATTGAAACAGTTAGGAATGGAGTTCACTGTCTGGGTTTTTAAACAT GCAGTAATGGACCAACTAAAGTTAATTGGTCCAGTTATCCTCAGTGGAATATTACGGTCCCTTGATGGTTCATCTACTACAGAAGCAG ATTCCACCGGTAAAGATGTCAAAATATTCGCGTACCAGGCCATTGGTTTACTCGCCTCTCGTATGCCTAATTTATTCAG CAACAAAACTGAAATGGCTGTACGACTCTTTACTGCATTGAGGATGGAGGATCAATCGCTTCGTCTGACAATTCAGGAGGCGGCCACTTCCCTTGCTACAGCATATAAG GGTGCTTCAAAGATAGTACTGAAGGATCTCGAGGTGCTTCTTCTGGAAAATTCTCAAGTG GAGCAAATTGAGGTCCGATTTTCTGCTGTAAGATGGGCAACAACGTTATACGACATGCGACACTGCCCAAGCCGGTACATTTGCATGCTTGGAGCTTCAGATGTAAAACTGGATATAAG GGAAATGGCTCTAACTGGTCTAAATCTGTTAAATGATGAGAGCCAGTCATCTACAATAGCCATTGATTTCAACTATCCTGATATTGTGGAGATTCTAGATTATATCTACAGCCAGGAGCCTCAGCTGTTGCATTCTAATGACCATAGGCAGGGAAAATTGCTTTTCCCACCAAAAACATTTCTTGCAATGATCAAGTTTTTGATGAAGTGCTTTGAGGCAAGTGGCAGTCCAGATCTTTCGCAAGAAGATCCATCTCATTCACCAGTAGCAAAAATGTGTGTGGTTTTAGAACATGCCATGTCATACGAAGGATCTAGTGAACTGCACGCATTGGCATTGAAGTCATTGGTTGATATATCCTCCCGTCAGCCAAAG TTGGTATCATCACGGTATGCCAACCGTTTACATTGGTTGAGGACTTTACTAAGTCATGTTGATTCTGATGCTCGTGAAGCTGCCGCCCGTCTGCTTGGAATTGCTTCTTCAGCACTTTCAAGCTCGGCTGCATTGAATCTTCTGTCCGAACTCACTTCAATACTTGATCCAAATCATCCGCCAAG GTTTGAGATTTACCATGGATCGTTATGTGCAATTGGGTATGTAACTGCCTGCTGTTTGAAGGAATCTTAT ATACATGAAGAATTGGTTGAAAAGGTAGTTGATATTCTTGTAAAAGTTGTTGAGTCTGAGGGTTCAACATTGGCATCCATAGCAATGGAATCTCTTGGCCATATTGGGCTCCGTTGTGCATTGCCTTCCATTAGTAGGAACTCCTCTGCAG CTGCAGTTTTAACTGTTCTGCATGAGAGATTGACCAAGCTGCTTTCCGAAAATGATACCAAAGCTATACAAAAGATTTTGGTATCACTGGGACATATATCATGGAATGAATTGTCCTTTTCACACCTGAAAATTGCGTTAGACTTGATTTTTGGTCTCGCTCGTTCTAAG GTTGAAGATGTGCTTTTTGCATCTGGCGAGGCTCTCTCTTTCATATGGGGTGAAGTTCCTGTGACCGCAGATGTGATACTAGAAACAAACTTTGCTTCCCTTTCCCAAGCCACAAACTTTCTTACTGGTGATGCACCCCAACTTGGCTCAAAGAACTTGGGTAAATCAATCAGTTCTGAAGAAGCACGCACAATGGCTCGAGAAGAAATTATAAACAAGTTGTTTGATACACTAATTTATAGCAGCAGAAAAGAGGAACGCTGCGCGGGTACAGTCTGTTTGGTCTCACTCACAATGTACTGCGGTCGGCATCCAAAGATCCTGGAACTTCTTCCACAGATTCAG GAAGCCTTTTCTCACCTCATTGGTGATTCTAATGAGCTTACACAAGATTTGGCATCCCAAGGCATGAGTATTGTGTACGAACTTGGTGACGCTTCTATGAAAGGGCAGCTGGTTCATGCTCTGGTGAATACACTAACTGGGGCAGCAAAAAAGAAAAAGGCCATTAAG CTGATGGAGGATTCAGAGGTATTTCAAGAAGGAACCCTTGGCAGTAATCCGACTGGAGGAAAGCTTAGCACATACAAGGAGCTTTGTAGTCTTGCCAATGAGATGGGACAACCTGACTTGATATACAAGTTCATGGATCTGGCTAATTATCAGGCTGCTCTCAATTCCAAGAGGGGTGCTGCTTTTGGATTTTCCAAGATAGCCAAACAAGCTGGGGAGGCACTTCAACCCCATCTGCACACCTTAATTCCTAGGCTTGTCCGATACCAATATGACCCTGATAAGAACATCCAG gattcaaTGGGGCACATCTGGAAGTTAATTGTTGCAGATCCCAAAAAAGCAATAGATGAACACTATGATATCATAGTAGAGGATTTGTTAGTTCAGTCTGGATCACGGCTTTGGCGCTCACGTGAAGCTTCTTGTCTTGCACTTGCAGACATCATCCAAGGTCGAAGATATAGTCAG GTTTCTAAGCATTTGAGGAAGATATGGGCAATCACCTTCCGCGTGATGGATGACATAAAAGAAACTGTGCGAAATGCCGGCGACAGTTTGTGCCGAGCTGTAAGCTCATTGACAATTAGGCTCTGTGATGTGTCACTTACTAATGCTTCAGATGCAAAAGAAACAATGAACATTGTACTTCCATACTTGCTTTCTGAAGGCATACTCAGTAAAGTTTCAAGCGTTCAAAAAGCATCTATAAGTTTGGTGATGAAGCTTGCTAAG GGGGCTGGCACTGCCTTGCGGCCACATCTGTCAGAACTTGTTAGTTGTATGCTTGAATGTTTGTCAAGTCTGGAGGACCAAAGGTTAAACTATGTTGAG ATGCATGCAGGAAGCGCTGGCATCCAAACCGAGAAGCTTGACAGTTTGCGTGTAGCTGTTGCTAAAGATTCTCCAATGTGGGAAACTCTTGATATCTGTATCAAAGTTGTCGACACAAATTCACTCGAGCTATTGATTCCTCGGCTGGCTCAAATGGTTAGATCTGCTGTTGGTCTTAATACAAG GGTCGGTGTTGCTAGCTTCATCACCTTGCTGGTACAGAAGGTCATGATTAACATCAAGCCGTACACAGCAATGTTACTGAAGTTACTGTACACTGCTGTTCTCGAGGAGAGGAGTTCTGCGGCCAAAAGGGCCTTTGCGTCTTCTTGTGCTGCAGTATTAAAATATGCCAGTCAATCTCAGGCTCAGAAACTTATTGAAGATACCGCTTCTCTGCATTTAGGTGAAAAGAATTCTCAGTTATCTGGTGCAGTTCTTATTAAATCCTACTTGAGCAATGCAGCAGACGTTATTAGTGGATACAATGCAGTGGTTATCCCTGTAATTTTTTCTTCAAG GTTTGATGATGATAAAGAGACCAGTGCCTTATATGGAGAACTTTGGGAGGACATTCCTAGTAGTGAAAGAGTAACCCTTCAGCTTTACTTACCAGAAATTGTATCTCTTTTGTGCGATTGCATGTCCTCATCATCATGGGCTGGCAAAAGAAAG TCAGCCAAGGCTACAAAAAATCTATGTGACACCCTTGGAGAACCCTTTTCTGCGCACTACCATAATATTCTCAAATCACTTCTAAAAGAGCTACCGGGTCGATTTTGGGAG GGAAAAGATGCTGTTCTGGATGCACTAGCTTCACTGTGTTCGTGCTGCCATGTTGCTATAACCGCAGAAGATTCCACCATGCCCACTGTTATTCTGAATGCTGTTTGTGCTGCATGCAGTAGGAAGCCAAAATTGTATCGTGAAGCAGCTTTCTCGTGTTTACAAAAG GTTATCATGGCATTCAAAGATCCAGGGTTCTTCAATAGTGTTTTCCCTATGTTGTATGAGGTTTCTAATCAATCTGTCATTTTTAAGACAAGGGTTTCATCTTCACTAACTACATCTGCTGCTGATG AGCAAGATGAGAGTGCAACTGTCTCTGTTTCTCTTGACAAAATGCTCAACTGTGCTGCATCTAGCATCTCTATTGCTTTGCCACAGGATATTATCCACCATAAGAAGAATATATTAGAAGTTCTATTGAACTCTCTTTCACCTGAAGAGGGTTGGCAGG TTAAATTATCATCCTTCTTGTGTATCAAAGAAGTGTGCTACAAATTTTTGAAATCTGATGGTAGCACAGCGTGGCCTCAAGGCACAGATGATTTGGTTCAGGAG ATGTATCATTCGGTGGCGTCAAAAGTAGTAGACTCCATACGCTTAGTTAAGATTGCTCAG